The following proteins are encoded in a genomic region of Microbulbifer sp. MKSA007:
- a CDS encoding TRAP transporter small permease subunit gives MKLTRALRLGLDGIYKTAGVLSALCLIAILGLIVMQMLARWTGEVFPGAAEYAGYAMAAASFMAFANALNKGIHIRVSILHQMLGKTAQRLLEIWCFAIGTATMWYFVYYAQRFVYWSWKFNDISQGQDRTPLWMPQSFMLIGAAILAIALTDHLLQLIFTGKHRVAPELEEAVAGE, from the coding sequence ATGAAGCTTACACGCGCACTGCGCTTGGGCCTTGATGGGATCTACAAGACGGCTGGAGTTCTCTCAGCGCTCTGTCTGATCGCCATTCTTGGGCTCATCGTTATGCAAATGCTGGCTCGCTGGACCGGAGAAGTCTTTCCCGGTGCTGCAGAATATGCTGGCTATGCAATGGCTGCGGCCAGCTTTATGGCGTTCGCAAATGCCTTGAACAAGGGCATTCACATTCGAGTTTCCATTCTACACCAGATGCTGGGCAAGACCGCGCAGCGCCTGCTGGAAATCTGGTGCTTTGCCATCGGCACAGCCACCATGTGGTACTTCGTGTACTACGCTCAGCGGTTTGTATACTGGTCGTGGAAGTTTAACGACATTTCTCAGGGTCAGGACAGAACACCACTGTGGATGCCACAGAGCTTCATGCTCATCGGCGCTGCGATCCTGGCAATTGCTCTTACAGATCATCTGCTTCAACTCATTTTCACTGGCAAGCACCGTGTTGCGCCGGAACTTGAAGAAGCAGTTGCGGGAGAATAA